The stretch of DNA CTGCACTTACTGAAGCGCCGTCTCCGCGGCGGAATAGACGGTCTCGCCGCCGAGGACGGTCGCCAGCACGCGGGCGTTTTGCAGCTCGTCGTCGGCGCAGGCAACAAGATCGGTGTCCAAAACGACCAGGTCGGCCAAATACCCCGGCGCAACCAAACCCAATTCGTCGGCGCGTCCGGCAGCAGCGGCGCTGCCATGCGTGTAGGCACGCAGCGCTTCGGCCCGCATGATGCGCTGCTGGGGAAGCCAGCCGCCGCAAGGCGCATGGCTGGCAGGATCTTGCCTGGTCACAGCGCTGTAGAGCACGTCGAGCGAATTCGGTGCCACCACCGGCGAATCGGTGCCGAACGCAAGCGTCGCGCCGTCGTCGAGCAGCATGCGAAACGGCCACATGTACGGCACGCGATCGGGCCCCAAGTCGCGCTCCGGGCCCCCGGGATCGAGCGTCATGTGCGGCGGCTGCACGGCCGCGACCACGTCAAGCTTCGCCAAACGCTCCACATCCTGCGGCAAGAAGTTCTCCAAGTGCTCGATGCAGTTGTGCAAGCCCTCCGGCAGCGGGCCATAGACGTCGCGCGCCTCTTCAAAGATGTCGAGCGCACAGTGGATGGCCGCATCGCCGATAGCATGGATGCGCACCGGATAGCCCTTCTCGGCCGCCGCCAGCACGCGTTTCCGCATGATGCAAGGGTCGACCGACGGGCGGCCGACCGTGCTCGGGTCGCTCGTGTACGGCTCGGTAAGCCAGGCGGTGTGCGCACTTGACACGCCGTCGAAGAACTGCTTGAAGCCCGGCGCCTGCAAGCGAGGATCACAGTAATCACGCCTCATAGCCTCGAAGCGGCCCTGGTCGTCGAGCAGCGTCGGAAACAGGTGGATGCGCGCGGTCAGCCGGCCTTCGCCAAGCAGCCGCGCATGGATGTCGTCGCGAATAAAGTCGAGCCCGGGGCTTGCCATAAGCGACATGTCGCACACGCTCGTGATGCCGTTTTTGGCCAACGTCGCCAAAAAGCCCTGGTAGGCGTCTGCAATCTCGTCGTCGGAAAACGCGTTCATGATGCGCGGCATCAGCTCCATGGCAGCCACTTCGCCGACAATGCCCGTCAGCTCGCCCTGCTCGTCGCGGCTGTAGTAGCCGCCTTCGGGAGCCACGCTGTCCTCGTCGATGCCCAGCTCGGCAAGCGCGACGGAATTGAGCCACAGCGTGTGCGCGTCGCCCGAATAGAGCGCCACAGGGCGGTCGGGGAAGGCCGCATCCAGGCTCGCCTTCGTCGGCATAACGGGAGGATCCCAGCGGTACTGCCGCCAGCCTTGGGCCAAAAGCCATCCTTCGGGCCTCGTTTTCGCAAAGGCGACCATGCGGTTGACGCAGTCCTGCTCGTTTTCGCCGAGAAACGTCGTCGCAAGCGGCGACGAGTACACGGCGGAATGGAAGAAGTGCACGTGCGAGTCGTGAAAGCCGGGAGCGACGAAC from Xiamenia xianingshaonis encodes:
- a CDS encoding amidohydrolase, with the translated sequence MVMVDQVFLSQRVFTGLDNEVRPLAMAVAGDRIVEVVELSDLAEKLPVWEAESGGRLSVVDFGDAFVAPGFHDSHVHFFHSAVYSSPLATTFLGENEQDCVNRMVAFAKTRPEGWLLAQGWRQYRWDPPVMPTKASLDAAFPDRPVALYSGDAHTLWLNSVALAELGIDEDSVAPEGGYYSRDEQGELTGIVGEVAAMELMPRIMNAFSDDEIADAYQGFLATLAKNGITSVCDMSLMASPGLDFIRDDIHARLLGEGRLTARIHLFPTLLDDQGRFEAMRRDYCDPRLQAPGFKQFFDGVSSAHTAWLTEPYTSDPSTVGRPSVDPCIMRKRVLAAAEKGYPVRIHAIGDAAIHCALDIFEEARDVYGPLPEGLHNCIEHLENFLPQDVERLAKLDVVAAVQPPHMTLDPGGPERDLGPDRVPYMWPFRMLLDDGATLAFGTDSPVVAPNSLDVLYSAVTRQDPASHAPCGGWLPQQRIMRAEALRAYTHGSAAAAGRADELGLVAPGYLADLVVLDTDLVACADDELQNARVLATVLGGETVYSAAETALQ